The proteins below are encoded in one region of Sminthopsis crassicaudata isolate SCR6 chromosome 1, ASM4859323v1, whole genome shotgun sequence:
- the GCNT4 gene encoding beta-1,3-galactosyl-O-glycosyl-glycoprotein beta-1,6-N-acetylglucosaminyltransferase 4, translating into MKGYMCSSKYPLRQKIFILFLTLWLFSLLKLLNVKRSYFSGKGIYLVERSLSTSSYVRNRYTFVRGESRYKINCSHIYEQEPVEIGKTLEIRRKDIIDLDDEDVVEMTRDCKIYQSLRRYHLKPVSVEEQRFPIAYSLVVHKDAIMVERLIHAIYNSHNIFCIHYDQKSPNTFKLAMDNLAKCFSNIFIASKLETVEYAHISRLQADLNCLSDLLKSHVPWKYVINLCGQDFPLKSNFELVTELKKLNGANMLESVKPSNSKKERFTYHHELKIVPYDYMLMPVRTNISKEAPPHNIEIFVGSAYFVLSRAFVNYTFNNPIAKDFFEWSKDTYSPDEHFWATMIRVPGIPGEISRSAQDVTDLQSKTRLVKWNYLEDHFYPPCTGSHLRSVCIYGAAELRWLMKYGHWFANKFDSKVDPVLIKCLAEKLEEQQREWVRLSSEKLFMFESPMSASL; encoded by the coding sequence atgaaGGGATACATGTGTTCTTCTAAATATCCTCTTCGACAGAAGATTTTCATCCTGTTTTTAACACTATGGTTGTTCTCTTTATTGAAACTTTTAAATGTGAAAAGATCCTACTTCTCTGGAAAAGGCATTTACTTAGTCGAACGATCTTTAAGCACTTCATCTTATGTCAGAAACAGGTATACTTTTGTCAGAGGTGAATCCAGGTATAAAATTAACTGTTCCCATATCTACGAGCAGGAGCCTGTGGAGATTGGCAAGACTTTGGAGATAAGAAGGAAAGACATCATTGATTTAGATGATGAAGATGTTGTAGAAATGACAAGAGATTGTAAGATCTATCAGTCCCTAAGAAGATACCACCTGAAGCCTGTTTCAGTGGAAGAGCAAAGATTCCCAATAGCTTATTCTTTGGTGGTTCATAAAGATGCCATCATGGTTGAAAGGTTGATCCATGCAATATACAATAGTCACAATATTTTCTGCATCCATTATGATCAGAAATCACCTAACACTTTCAAACTAGCCATGGACAATTTAGCCAAGTGCTTTTCCAACATTTTCATTGCTTCCAAATTAGAGACAGTGGAATATGCTCACATTTCCAGGCTCCAAGCTGATTTGAATTGCTTATCTGACCTGCTCAAATCCCATGTTCCATGGAAGTATGTTATTAACCTTTGTGGACAagattttcctttaaaatcaaattttgaatTAGTAACTGAGTTGAAGAAACTAAATGGGGCAAATATGCTGGAGTCAGTAAAGCCAAGTAACAGCAAAAAGGAAAGATTCACTTATCACCATGAACTCAAAATTGTGCCTTATGACTACATGCTAATGCCTGTAAGGACCAACATTTCCAAGGAAGCTCCACCGCACAACATTGAGATTTTTGTGGGTAGTGCTTATTTTGTTTTAAGCCGAGCCTTTGTTAACTACACTTTCAATAACCCCATCGCTAAAGATTTTTTTGAGTGGTCTAAAGATACATACTCCCCAGATGAACATTTCTGGGCCACCATGATCCGAGTACCAGGAATACCTGGGGAGATTTCCAGATCAGCACAAGATGTCACAGATCTACAAAGTAAAACCCGACTGGTCAAATGGAATTACCTGGAAGACCACTTCTATCCTCCCTGTACTGGATCGCATCTCCGTAGTGTATGTATCTATGGGGCAGCTGAATTAAGATGGCTTATGAAATATGGACACTGgtttgccaataaatttgactcCAAGGTAGACCcagttttaataaaatgtttggcTGAAAAACTTGAAGAACAACAGAGAGAATGGGTTCGTTTATCttcagaaaaattatttatgtttgaAAGTCCCATGTCTGCATCACTGTGA